The nucleotide sequence CCACAAAGATGAACATTTACAATTTTGGGAAGACGTTGTTTAGACCGACGGGTACAGATAGGAAAACTTTTGTACGCTGTCCGAAGAGCCAAGAGCTTAATCTCAGGCCTACACAAAAGACGTATACACACGCTGGCGCGAAAATCTCATGGTCTATGGCAAGCTTTCTTGACAAAGCATTAAGCTGGACATTTATGCAGGACAGCGTTGCGAAGCACACGCCAAAGTAGTGAGACAATGGCTCCATAGAGAGACATATACGGAAATATATAAGTTTTAACTCAAAACTGTCTTTTTATTATGCTAAGTGTTTGTTTTAAATGCTATTTATGTGTACATGGTATATTTCCGtcaaaaatcacaaatatcATTTTAAACTTGGGCAAATAACGAACGTCCTTAATTGCATTTTcagattattgaattttttgtagaaCTTAcgtgtttataataaaaagtactctatgtacgtacatatatacaaatatggcCATTAAAATAGGCACGCTGAATTTATCGATCGATTTCTTTGTGCTGCTCGGAAAATGTAAAATCTAttgaaatttcgtttttttacaaGTGGCATCGTGGATGCTTCTCTTGGTATGACCTATTCACCTCATATCCAATAAAATGGACAAATATATTTACTAGGACATACTTCAAGAAGTGATGTTACCATTTGCTGAGGAGAATATTCCaggtttttacaaaataatgtgTAAGTTGCGGATTGGCCAAGTCAGTCACCCGACTCAAACCACACTGAAAACCTTTCTGGAGGTTTAAAGAAGCGGATCGCGAAgccaatattcaaaaataaaaagtatttatttatttattaaaaattaaggaATTATGGTACTCAACTCCCACAGAAACCTGCTGTAGCATTATCAATTCCATGCCAAATTGAATACAAAGAGTCATTTATAATCAGTGGCTATTGAGTAAACTTCGCTATTTTAAAGAGCATTTTTAATCAAATCACTAAGTTATCTTTGCATCGTACCTATTTCTATTTCGTATCTATTTTAATTACCACTTgaatatttcgtttttgttcTATTGTCGctagtttaagttttaaaaggCTCTTGAATTATCTATATTTGTTATataaatctataaaataaaagcttCATACAATTGAATatctgttattattaatttaaagaaaCTTGCATTTTCCTCTTTAAATTGCCATATGTGTAGGTAGCTACAAAAGTATATAGAGGCGTAACTTACCATGTTTGCCAAATCCATTAAAGTTGGATATTTCAAAAATCTGGATGGAGTATATATGATAGCCCATTTATGACCACTTTTTTTGAAAGCTGCTCCGGTTTCTAAAAACGGTAAATTGCGCCACGAGCCATTACGAGGCTCTACGTATTTGCTCGAGTGATATTCAATTGCTGGTGCTTTCAGCAATCTCATTGGTACCTTTATAAATTGTTCGCCGACGCTAATACCGAAGGCTTGTACGAGGCGATCcgcattaatattaaaatactcgagcttttgcataatttttcgtTTACGTTCATCTGTCGATGTTGCTGCGAATCGAATCATCTTTTGAACTTGTCTGCTTCCATCTTTTCTCTTTAAATTGGAGTTTGTAAATAGTATAAGAAAATCAGATTATAtacacattattttattttttgctgtagtATAGAATATTCTATTAGAAGGACAACGAATGAGCGACTCTTCAGTTTATATGGATTAACAAATTGGATAAAATCTCTTCtatttaaatctttattattaataaatacgtGAAATTTATACGCACCCTGATGGCTTGTCCTGCTTCAATGCTACATAATTCCATCGGGAAATAATTCGGCCTTATTGTTGATCCCGCCACTACGCAGTTTAAATTAGGGTATCTCAAATTAAAACCACGACTTTGGAAGTATTTTTGAACAGTAAACTTTTCTCCATTGTCagtggtaaatgacaaagtggCAGCGGGTTCTCTACTGATATCGTTTACTTTATAAGAGCGTGGACCAGCACCAAAACTAGGAGGTGGGTTATAAAccactttcaaatttttcaagtgCTTAGATAGCCTTTGCAAGTTTCTTGGGTCTAAATTGGATTGTCTATTACAATTCAATACACTCTCCAAATAAGTAATCAAATCATACGGCATAGGAAATGACTTATGTGAAATATCTACATTTAAATAAGGCTGTTCACCCAATATAGCAGCTTGGTAAAGTCCTGTGTATAACTCGTAGCCCTCATCGAGGTCCATTGTTTTATTAGGTCGTGTAAAGAAGGAGCGACCCGCACGTATACCTTTGTTGTGGCAATCATTTGCTAAAACAACCTCAATACATTGTAGGGCACGCATTGGTTTGTCAAACACACGCTCATTATGGTAACTGCAATAGAacattgaattttgttaaaatatatacatttgtagAAAGCGCCACAAAATGTTTATCGGCCTACGTTTTTAACGATCGCAGCTCAACTTCGGGATTGTCTGTGAGTTTAATAGAAACTCTAAATTGTATTTGCCTCGAACCGGAATCTGCTATCTGTGATTGAAATGGGatgggaaaaaattataacgtCAATGGATATATACACCAATTATTATGTACTTACCTTAACATCGCCTTCATAAACTGGATTTGGTAACCTTTCTACCATGTAACAACTCTTAACGCCATCAAAAGCGACGGTTTGACCAGGCAgatgagtgtttatgaactgtttGAAAGCACTTCGGAAAAATTTCTTAGGGCGATCCGGTGTAATAGTAACGTCATAATGGTATGCTATATCAGGCATTTTGCCTAAATTCAAAACCAAATAATTAGCTTCAACTTCACCTTTTATGCCCAAAGTGCCGGGTTGTATGCTTCTTTGGGACGTAGATGATGTAATAGAAGTTGATGAAGAAGACTGGGAAATGCTTGTACGGGATGATCGTGATGATGCAGTTTGCGATGCTGCTTGAATAGGAGTCTGTCTCTGCGGTGAAGGTTGTTCTCCTGCCTGTTTCGGGACAGCTCCAGAAGATTGTGTATAGGATGAGCTACTGGGCtgttgtttaaattcttctatGGTTTGCGATTGGGCGTGAGAAGAGGAAAATCAGATTCATTATAAGGTAAGTTATTAAAGGTTCTTATTAAATGTGTTTTATTATAACGGTCTATTAATTTAATCAGGGTGGTACATATACTGGTttaaagtttaacaaaaaaaaatataaataaatgacagtttccggccacaaaaaatcgtttatcatgctTCGGCGGTGCACACCGTTGACTAAAATGGTGTTTCCAGCAGCATTTACAAATGGGCCAATGATGTCATCGCCCTAAAATCCCCGCCAAATTGTCACTCTCTGCGGATGCATTGCATTGGCGTCTCCACGATCATGTACAGATTTTCCGATACCCAAATCCCCAGTTTTGCTTGTTAAAATAATTGTCGAGATGAAAATGCACTTCGTTAGAACAGATAACTTTTCGAGCAAAATCGTTGTCCATTTCGAACTGCTCCAAAGCCCAAAATAGAAATAATCCTGACTTTCTGTCAAAATTTCCAGTGGGAAAGAGCTGGAACTGTCAACATAATATATGACTAACAAAAATAActatatggaccaccctgtataacCATCATTGCAACctcaattttacttaaaaaacattTGATAATCTAATCTCTACCATTGACCTACTGTACTAAAAATACGGTACGAAGTATGAATGCATAAACTTTGAATAtactcgtaaatacatacatacattgagaGTATTTAAGTTGTATTTGCCCTTCGTGACTTACGTTGTTGTGGCGGCTGTTGTTGACCCCATGCTTGCTTCTGATGTTGTGGTTGCTGTTGACGCCATGTTTGCTCCTGCAGCTGTGGTTGTTGCTGCTCATGCGGTTGTTGCTGACCCCATGCTTGCTTCCGTtgctgtggttgttgttgttcctgtggttgcttctgctgctgctgttgttgttgttgacccCGTGCTTGCTtcggttgctgctgttgttgttgtttctgtgGTTGcttctgctgctgttgttgtggttgttgttgaccCCATGCTTGTGTCtgctgttgtggttgttgttgaccCCATGCTTGCTTCTCCtgctgtggttgttgttgaCGCCATGTTTGCTCCTGCAGCTGTGGTTGTTGCTGCTCATGCGGTTGTTGCTGACCCCATGCTTGCTtcggttgctgctgttgttgttgtttctgtgGTTGcttctgctgctgttgttgtggttgttgttgaccCCATGCTTGTGTCtgctgttgtggttgttgttgaccCCATGCTTGCTTCTCCtgctgtggttgttgttgaCGCCATGTTTGCTCCTGCAGCTGTGGTTGTTGCTGCTCATGCGGTTGTTGCTGACCCCATGCTTGCTtcggttgctgctgttgttgttgtttctgtgGTTGcttctgctgctgttgttgtggttgttgttgaccCCATGCTTGTGTCtgctgttgtggttgttgttgaccCCATGCTTGCTTCTCCtgctgtggttgttgttgaCGCCATGTTTGCTCCTGCagctgtggttgttgttgctggtgcggctgttgttgttgttgctgtcccTGTGGTTGTTGTTTACGCCATGTTTGCTCCTGCTGCTCATACTGTTGTTGTTGACCCCGTGCTTGCTTTtgctgttcttgttgttgttgtccctTTGGTTGCTGTTGACCCCGTGCTtgcttctgttgttgtttttgtcccTGAGGTTGTTGTTGACCCTGAGCTTGCTTCCGCTGCTGTGGGTGTTGTTGACCACTTAATTGCTCCTGCTGCTTTGGTCGTTGCTCTTGTTGTCTTTGCGATTGCTGTGATTGTTGTGCTGAAGCGGATCCACTACTAGTTGGCACtgcataagtaaaaaataagctTGTCTAATCGTTCAAATtgtcaattgttttattttaaagcacatatgtatgtatgtacaaggaACAAAATATGCtatggcggtcgccgtagccgaatgagttggtgcgtgaccattcggaattcatagagagaacgtaggttcgaatctcggtgaaacaccaaaattaagaaaacttttttctaatagcggtcgcccctcggcaggcaatggcaaacccctgagtgtatttctgccatgaaaaaactcctcataaaaatacctgccgttcggagtcggcttgaaactgtaggtcccttcatttgttgaacaacaccacaccataaataggacgacgagctcggccaaacacccaaaacagggtgtacgcaccaattatatatataaatatatatatacacatgccccacaaaATCTGCGTTCACCCGAAtagccttcttaaatttattaaaaacaaaatagaatattatgactaaatagaaatctttacaatttttttattcactacattTCCAGCTTTCAagggcaaaaaacaaaaagcaagatTCCTCACTTAACTTTTTAGATAACgggaaaataatttcagcagcatgtaaatgtggcaccaaaaagtctgcgttcagcctgtttattttaatgataccgttaattttaaggtatttctcattgtttatattaatttttgattgcgcattacttcaactgaatgttaacaaagcttaattgaacattttatttataactggagataattaaagaacatggaaggaaagggaaaagaaaTAAGGGTTTCTGagatgaaaataattataaaaatgtggaaagatggaaaaagtttccgaaatattggaaaatctatTGGGAGAACGTATTCCTCTATTCAGCGAGTTGAATACAATTTTCGgcaaactggaatttttacatctaagcccaggtcagggcgtccgaaaaaattatcgacccgggaagagcgttctataatcaacttggcaaaggttaacacccggattacatcctcaaaattagttgaaaacataaatcaaacatttaaaaaaagtatttgcgtTGAAACTGCCAGAAAAGTTCTACGTCAAGCTGGATACCATGGTAGAGTCGCTTGGAGTAAGCCTTTCATTTCTCTTGTGAACAGACGTAAACGCATTCAGTTGCTAATGAGTACATAAATAATCCTCCCGAGttctggaaaaaagtaatatcttcagacgaaagtaaattttgtatattcggtataaaaggccgtcaaattgtttggcgaaaacctggaactgctcttgaaaagcaaaatcttgttggcacggttaagcacggagctggcggggttatggtttggggctgcatggcggcaaatggggtcggtcagttagaatttattgattcgacGATGGATAAATGGGGATACTTGAACATACTAAACTGGTatttaaagcaaagtgcagaaaatctcTGCTCAAGAACATTTTGGgttcaacaagataacgacccaaagCACACAGCCGAGATCGTTAAGTTTCGGCTCTTGTACAACGCCccaaaacagcttaaaacaccgccacagtccccagatcttaaccccatCGAGCTTCTCCgggatctattggaaaaaagaattcgtcaaCAAGTGATTACTAGTAAAGAGGTTTTGCCGAGTGTCATGCAGGCAGAATGGAGGAAGATAACAGCAGAGGAAACAGAGAAACTACTAAGTTCAATGCCAAATAGGCTGAGTGAAGTCCTGAAGCaacgtggatatccaactaaatattagatttaatttttgcatatagcatatcatgtttttgtattagactttaagactgaacgcagactttatggtcgctttatttacttgttacagccattattcaccgttatctaaaaacttatgtgaggaatcttgaaatttagttttgtttttgaaacttaaacatataaatatatacaaatttataaatattataaaatcaggttgtgtgtttcgtttactaaaaagttattgtagggtgaacgcagattttgtggggcatgtgtatatgctataaatatatatatatatatatgtatgtacaagggGAATCTACACAGGGTGACTTCGGTAtagcagctgatttgttttttgcgATTTGGTGGTTTGAATGCCAAATGTCTCTTTGTTTTTGCCTTGTtctcattgaaatttttacaatcCAGCTACTAAATTGCAAAAACCAAATACACGTAAATGCGAGTTTTGCATTACTTAAGTCACCTTCTATAAATTCTCTTTAATTAATTCAGAAAATAATTTCTGACAATAtaccattttcacaaaattaaaataactggaAAACCGTTGGGTTcggttaagaaaaaaataagaaaataatattttgaaaagtgtCGTTACAACAAAGATAAACCTCTCAATGGGATCATTTGGTACTGGAACTGCCAGTCTCTAAAAAATGATTTCATTCGATATAatactttatataaaaatattacaaatacttTTCCTAGAGAttttataagcaaataaatGTAATGGTACGTTTAAGTACCATCGGTCGATAAGTGGTTAACTAAATAGTCTCACAAATACACACTTGGAGAACATAACAGAAACAATGTacgtacataattttttcgaatcGACTGTATCACTTATCTGGTAATAAGTAAATTTTGGTAATAATACGTACacatatacagtggctcaataaagaactcggacacccaagtaatatggttttaaatcaaaaatatatataatattaaaatgcaaatctaaTCCGTTTATGTGCcacatttattttcgttcttcaagcgtgtttttcaaaagtacaaaaaacatatacaaacttcaactcattagtacatagaaaatacaaacataaaaacttaacaaaatacatGCCAAAAAAGAACTTGGACATTTATATAAAGCAGAGTTAGGCGAatattatttgagaaaaaacactatattgtatttattattcgACCAGCTTCTTGCATGTTAAAGGATCTATTTCCCTCCACTCTTCTTTAGTAGCATCTTCTAGGTCTTTCTTGTTTCTAATAACATTCTTTTTCAGTTGGTTTTACAAAGAATCCCACAGTTGTTCAATTAAATTGATGTCTGGAGATTGTGAAggtgtttcaagtactttaggGCAGTTGTACATGAGTCATAGACGGACATCAAGTGCCTTATGCTTGATATTGTTGACTTGATGGTACTGTAAATTGTACTTAATTTCCAACTTTTCAGTAATTTggaccaaattttctttcataattattagGTATTGTTTGCGGTTCATATTGCACTTAATGAGGCACAAATTTCCAGTACCAGCAGCGGACATACAACCCACCCCCATGTTTAACAGTCGGACATAAGTTTGCAAGTCCAGCAAAACTTCATTAGGTCTTTCCTACATCCATTGTCCGTGTGACCTAAATATGTTAATCTCTCTATTCACTATTTCTGCGAATTTCCGAACGGTTTTACGCTTTCAAGAtgactaataattaaatttctgacttGAATTGAGTTTTGTCCACGCTGCATGTTTATAATTAGgacttttattcaacaaaacacgactaaaattttactttaatttggtTTTCTTTGCATTGGTTCTTTCTTTGCATTGTTCTACCGAGAGAAAATTAATTGTAGGATTCCCCGTTTTAAAGTCAACTAATCGCAATAATGCAAGATGTCCGACTTCTTTTTTGACACCAATTTTGAGAATGCTGCATGATAATTTtgatttgtaaattattattactatttttaaaattctatttgaatatatatatgtaattgtacactctttttgggtgtttggccgagctcctcctcctatttatggtgcgcgtcttgatgttgttccacaattggagggacctatttttatgaggagctttttcatggcagaaatacactcggaggtttgccattgcctgccgagggcgaccgctattagaaaaatgttttttttaattttggtgtttcaccgaaattcgaaccgacAGAAggtctctgtgaattgcgaatggtagtcatgcaccaacccattcggctacggcggccgtgaaTACCaactagaaaaataaaaatatttaacttgcatttcttacaaaaattttgaatttgaatctgCATGCTATGTATACCCGATTTCTTTATTGAGTCACTGTAAATAGATTATATACTTTTTTGTGCTTAACTCACAATCCGtgattaaaaagcgagattacccatacaaaatttttctccaaaaatctgagattataaaataatcctagattatTATCACACTTTTTcaaatacaaccctgtgttaccgataattatttttacgaatgtaaagagacacgtagacataattctaataaattttttgttaaatattactaATTATGCATTCGTATTATAGAATAAGCGTGTATCAATAAAagctttgtcctcttattacttataaaatgtaatatcgaatatCGCATGCGTATTGATGGCATAATTTAATACAACCCAGtagacgtcgtttacggatttgcTATAACTGTTTATTACTAGCAATCAAGTGCGCAATTAATTTAGCTATTCCCTCTTCttgttttcttcatatcgttaataataatcaagcaaaccaaaaacactaaaatattccACGATACCAATTTTTATGAAAGACAACTTTTCaaaacagttgttgttgttgtagcattaaTTAAGCCCCGTCAGAGTAGAGTATATCACCGGTGATCTTCGTCTGGTTCATCTAAATGTAGGCCCAGGTAGGGTCCAGTGGGAGAGGGGTGTCAGATgagtggggcatgtgaaaaggtggttagtgtcatgcggggtgccttcacatggcggacatatgtttggtatgtcgaggtcagttctggataagtaggagcttAACccgctacaatatccagaacgtaattgtgacAGTGTTACgagggtctcacggggaagctggagcccTTCATCTGCAAAACAGTCTTGACAgctgatggttaattttgcaAGTGATCTGCCAAATGTGAGCGTACTTAAGATTGTTTACAATATTTGATAAGTGGTCAACGCTATTTTAACTTCATACAATGTTatctataatattttctaaccgtatatatgtatgtgtgcacatgtatgtatgtatatgatttgGTAAAAATCCACGTCATTTCACTTCAAACAATTTTACAATTGGGTGAATCCCCCATGTATTTGAGTATTTACACCTACGATGAGTTTGtgttctatcattcttgtgtaCGCCTTACACAAGTATCAACTTTAAGTTGGACTTCCCTTTTGTTATCTACATACGTATATCAAACGCGAAGGTACCTGAATATCCACAAATataatacttatgtatgtacatgcctaTCTAAGAAATTTCGCCTCTTTTTACTTGCGACTTACTTTCATGCTGCGGTGGTTGCCGCTGCTGTCCCTGTGGTGGCGTAGGTCCAGTTGGTGCAGGTTCACCGCTGCTTTGTCCTCCACCGGTTTTATTTTCTGCAATATGCAGCAGGAAAATTTACAACGTATTTCGCAACATCAAAAACACGAAagtataaatgtaaaaaaaataacttactaTTCTTTTTACCCATATTTCTCACTTTAATTTACTGTCTGTCGATATTGGTATTGatactttattaatatttaagcttttaacTGTTAAAACACAAATTGCTCACTGAAATTTCTACTTTATTTTGCGAAGTTCTGTCTCTGGCtagcaaaattatatttatatggatAGATTAACGAGTACCCATAccgtaaataaaattacaatccACTATGAAGGATGCCagattttttccgaaaaaactaaTACTTTATCTCTcacaaactatttttaaaacttaacgaaagaatcgtgttttttttttgttttggtaattgtcattgacaaaaaatgttattagatTGTTAGCGCATTTTATGGAACTCTTGATTTCATGCTTTCATTCCATGCTATAAATGAGATTCAATTGTTTTTCGCTCacaatttaactggcttaaagAAGTAAGATTTCCTCTAATTTTTTTGCATAGATGGAAGTAAGTTGGTTTctaataaatgtatttaatcCTATGTCATTTAGAAAGTGCGATTTACCATCACCTAGTGCTGAAATGCAACCTCTCACAACGACGGTTGCTGGAAACTTTACCGACCGTTGGATATGGTCCGTATTCTTGCGTTTACACAACACAATGCTctaaaaacaattcaaaatacGTATTAGTTGTCAAAAAAGATAATTGTTTGCGTAATCTAAGCGACCATTGTTATAAagataattcatttttaaaaacccGCCGTTAGTGTAGTTTCGTACAAATTATTTGCTCTGGCTATTTGTTTGGTTTCAAATTACAACGCAACGTTGCCGATTTGGCTAGTAACGTCAATTATTCGACAAACTtactgtcttaaaaaaaaaatagatacttTTGAATGTATTAGTAAAAAGTTTGGAGCTAGTAGGCTTCGTTTTTCCTGCGCATGACTCTTGATTTAGCATCACCAGTGAAGACATCAAATTACGATTCGTCGCTAAACAATGGACTCAGTTTTTTATCCATATCAATAAGTTCATTTTCTTTTGTGAAGCAGCAAATAAGAGCTTCTTTTtagcattcccatggcagccggttctacgttaccagaatgactcccgaccaagggctgccgccccagtaaactagccctgtctagtgaacagtatatcactccaccccttacgtcacaggagcaactcctcgcagcaaccttgctccaaatacttctcctcaggactggaattgaatccaaccctgggccagaagtattctattgctgcgtctgccataagCGGTTcaacccgaactccacctcggttaggtgcaacaagtgcaacgggtggatccatcttaagacctgttcaggcacATAGGGAGTGgaccacacggtatgtggcctcaTGTTGCTCCCGCGCGCAGGCGTCAAATGCCTCTACGGCTACTACCCCCCCTGAtgggccggcactaccaaccgctaCCGCAACCAATACCTCTACGGTAAgcagcctatcggagcaacactaCTCCCCTGAATTAACCCATCCGCTTCCCTcttgctccaaccccagtgcggggacaaaccagcagctcttggtcccccgcacagactgttccgtgtgtcaagccgtaatacctcggaatctggcatCAGTTaagtgcaattcttgcaatgacTGGTgtcattttcggagatgttccggcctgcgcaccacccgtgagtggacaactggctacgttgccccctgctgcagagctctgcacccgcaaccgccccccgtggcgcggccgcccaccatcatcaggccgcaacaacaacagcggttTGCACATCGGGTCCAACGTAGGCAACCCcatgcgtccctcaccccccgagttaCAACGACATCACCCAGAAGCTTTAAGCTTCTCCAATTCAACTGtaacggactcacgagcaaggtcgacgagatagttgacttcatgagccggcacagtatcaaaatagctgcggtccaggaaaccAAGCTGCCCGCTAGGTCCTCTCtaatcaccagggatggctataacgtgcacagacatgatcgcgagcgagacaatggtggtggcctagcgtttatagtccaccacacagtgtagtatcgtctcattgatgaagggatcgaccgcagggacagcaccttaga is from Anastrepha ludens isolate Willacy chromosome 4, idAnaLude1.1, whole genome shotgun sequence and encodes:
- the LOC128860735 gene encoding protein argonaute-2, whose translation is MGKKNKNKTGGGQSSGEPAPTGPTPPQGQQRQPPQHEMPTSSGSASAQQSQQSQRQQEQRPKQQEQLSGQQHPQQRKQAQGQQQPQGQKQQQKQARGQQQPKGQQQQEQQKQARGQQQQYEQQEQTWRKQQPQGQQQQQQPHQQQQPQLQEQTWRQQQPQQEKQAWGQQQPQQQTQAWGQQQPQQQQQKQPQKQQQQQQPKQAWGQQQPHEQQQPQLQEQTWRQQQPQQEKQAWGQQQPQQQTQAWGQQQPQQQQQKQPQKQQQQQQPKQAWGQQQPHEQQQPQLQEQTWRQQQPQQEKQAWGQQQPQQQTQAWGQQQPQQQQQKQPQKQQQQQQPKQARGQQQQQQQQKQPQEQQQPQQRKQAWGQQQPHEQQQPQLQEQTWRQQQPQHQKQAWGQQQPPQQQEFKQQPSSSSYTQSSGAVPKQAGEQPSPQRQTPIQAASQTASSRSSRTSISQSSSSTSITSSTSQRSIQPGTLGIKGEVEANYLVLNLGKMPDIAYHYDVTITPDRPKKFFRSAFKQFINTHLPGQTVAFDGVKSCYMVERLPNPVYEGDVKIADSGSRQIQFRVSIKLTDNPEVELRSLKTYHNERVFDKPMRALQCIEVVLANDCHNKGIRAGRSFFTRPNKTMDLDEGYELYTGLYQAAILGEQPYLNVDISHKSFPMPYDLITYLESVLNCNRQSNLDPRNLQRLSKHLKNLKVVYNPPPSFGAGPRSYKVNDISREPAATLSFTTDNGEKFTVQKYFQSRGFNLRYPNLNCVVAGSTIRPNYFPMELCSIEAGQAIRRKDGSRQVQKMIRFAATSTDERKRKIMQKLEYFNINADRLVQAFGISVGEQFIKVPMRLLKAPAIEYHSSKYVEPRNGSWRNLPFLETGAAFKKSGHKWAIIYTPSRFLKYPTLMDLANMLYNGAKRMGINLDAQKDIKETGNIVATLEEYKRNDYDLVIVVIPGFGTSYADIKQKAELVCGLLTQCIKEQTLNRGVNDMLISNLLLKVNSKLNGSNHKISANHHVVLDHVMFMGADVTHPSPDQNNIPSVVGVAASHDLNGSVYNMQYRLQEPAKEEIVDMRTIAYHHLRVYFQKQKCYPKSIIYYRDGVSDGQFQKVEMLELGAIRAVCKELGITPKITCIIVVKRHHTRFFPTKPTGDKWNNVLPGTVVDQKIVHPNETQFFMVSHQSIQGTAKPTRYNVIVDDAKMSMDDLQKMTNNLCYMFPRCNRAVSYPAPAYLAHLVAARGRVYIDGPPLRRALPEEYKKRLINERFMNTTPMFFV